The Streptomyces luteogriseus genome includes a window with the following:
- a CDS encoding class I SAM-dependent methyltransferase: MTGYDVLAEVYEWLISDAKLPPAEFAASFDDVLNLLPSNAHVLDCSCGTGQLAVGLAGRGMQVVATDASEAMVRRTTELSEEFGASVRAVRANWEELPDHFQDNTFDMVFCVGNSLHHATGATGRGAALESMSRLLRPGGRLVLTSRTWELVRARGSRLEISDRLVRRNGRDAVVVYRWEIAPHWEQEHHIEIAIAQVDATGLILVRSELLSCWPYRYEELEVELHRVGLQTELSTFDLEAENYMVVASKV, encoded by the coding sequence GTGACAGGTTATGACGTGCTTGCCGAGGTGTACGAATGGCTCATCTCGGATGCAAAGTTGCCTCCAGCCGAGTTCGCTGCGTCGTTCGACGACGTCCTCAATCTCCTGCCGTCGAACGCTCACGTCCTCGACTGTTCGTGCGGAACCGGACAGTTGGCGGTTGGCCTCGCCGGTCGTGGCATGCAGGTTGTCGCAACTGACGCCAGCGAGGCGATGGTTCGTCGGACTACAGAGTTGTCCGAGGAGTTCGGGGCATCCGTCCGGGCCGTACGCGCGAACTGGGAAGAGTTGCCCGACCATTTCCAGGACAACACGTTCGACATGGTGTTCTGCGTTGGCAACTCGCTTCACCATGCCACGGGCGCGACAGGCAGGGGTGCTGCTCTGGAGTCGATGTCACGGCTTCTGCGCCCCGGAGGTCGCTTGGTACTCACATCCCGCACTTGGGAACTCGTGAGGGCCAGAGGTTCCCGGCTGGAGATCAGTGACCGTCTCGTCCGCCGGAACGGTCGCGATGCCGTCGTGGTCTACCGCTGGGAGATTGCGCCGCATTGGGAGCAGGAGCACCACATCGAGATTGCGATCGCGCAAGTTGATGCGACCGGGTTGATTCTTGTCCGCTCGGAACTGCTGTCCTGCTGGCCCTACCGGTACGAGGAACTCGAAGTCGAGCTGCACCGGGTCGGACTCCAGACGGAACTGAGCACGTTCGATCTCGAGGCCGAGAACTACATGGTGGTCGCGAGCAAGGTATAA
- a CDS encoding ATP-dependent DNA ligase, producing the protein MTWTLPEPMLSSPVPEPRLRPGWAAELKGDGFRALLSADSGKVALRSRRGTEMGPAFPEIVAGAAQLPDATALDGELVVWEEGRLAFERL; encoded by the coding sequence GTGACGTGGACGCTGCCGGAACCGATGCTGAGCTCGCCCGTACCCGAGCCGCGGCTCCGGCCGGGCTGGGCCGCGGAGTTGAAGGGGGACGGGTTCCGGGCGCTGCTCTCCGCCGACTCAGGGAAGGTGGCGCTGCGCTCGAGGCGCGGTACCGAGATGGGCCCGGCGTTTCCGGAGATCGTGGCCGGTGCCGCGCAGTTGCCGGACGCGACCGCCCTGGACGGTGAGCTCGTCGTGTGGGAGGAAGGCCGGCTCGCATTCGAGCGGCTGTAG